The Vigna radiata var. radiata cultivar VC1973A chromosome 6, Vradiata_ver6, whole genome shotgun sequence DNA segment tctgatttatttatttatttatgtcaaTTTGCAAAATAGGCATTGCAggaaatttaaaaaggaaaaatgtgtGGGGAAAGGGTAGTGTGGATTGAATTACAAGATAGAACTCAATTTCAATTGTTCAGTTTATTGATAACTGAAACCAATGTTTACAAGGTTTGACAAGAGAAAGCTGGTTCTTTCTGGGGAAGTTGCACTAATTCAATCATCTTACACAAAGCACCACCAGAGATTACTACTACTTCTCCACTATAAAGAAACTTCTCTTGTGCTCGACAAGGATTGCTCCATCTGGCCAAACTATTCACAAGCCAACATTCTTCTAGAACAACCTTGTAATACCATACTGTACTGGTCCAACCTTTCTATGAGCAGTTGTACTAATCCCACCATATTGATGAGCTTTTGTTTGCAGCATCTTTGTATCAATGGCTATTCGGTCATCCTGCTCTATCCTGTTCACTCCTGCTCGTGTCATGAAAAAAGGGTTGGAATCAATATTTATAGCTATTTCTGGTGCTATTTGGCCATTCACACAACATTGCTGTGCAAGTTTTGATTGTAAAGATACACACTTCTCAGCTTCTGTTGCTGACCTTTCTTGTTTCCCAGAGGTTAATCTTTGATAATGGTTCGTCGGGGGAGTGGGTTGAGAAGGAGGAACAGAACCTCTCATAAATGTCCTGGGCTCGTATGAACCCTTGACAACACTTGCATACTCGTATGGAATAACCGGCCCAACAACTTTACCAGGTTTTGCTGAAAACAAGAATGTTTGCTAGTTGATTACTGACAATGCTCATAAACCTGACAAAGCACGATGATAAATGATAAGAATAACATACCATGTGAAAATTTTTGCAGACCCTGAATGGACCTTGGCGCAGGATTTTCTGTATCCCTAGAATTATTGCTGTATTCCTCAGCTGTTTGCCTGATTTTGCTGgaaacaatatttgattgcTCTTTTGTGGGTACTGTATTTGAATGTATAATTGTTGACCTGTCAATAATTCCAAAAAGAGAATAAGGaaatcaaacaagaaaaatttaGTGTGATGTAATCTAATTAAGTTCCCCATTAATGACACTAAATTATGGCTCAGATAAATATCAATAACAGGTTTGAAATAATTGAGTGCATTTGCAACTCGTGCACGTCACTTCATCAACGACATAGTCAAGAACATCTTACATTAATGCATCTTAGAAAAATGTATAGTAATTCCCTATGATCTAAAACCAACACCAAATTCACcgatttaattgaaaaatcagTAAATCCGTATTGCGTCAAGTCCAAATATACCACTAAATCAGCCATAGGACAAATCAGTCAATGAGCAAGAAAATCAATGAGAAAAAGCCAAAATCCAGTTCCCAGTGAACCTATAAAAAATACTTGACAGACACCTTTTTTACTtctaagaaaaatgaaaaaaaaaaaataaacttcaaatattaatcatcattttttaattataaatgtcAAATTGATACTGTTGTTAATAGACATTGTTGTTTAATGGTGAAATTTAGACACAAGTATAATGATATATTTGATTTggactttttttataaaatgctGTTTCACCTTTAGCTTTTAGccttataaaattaagatatcatgtttcttcaatatattttatgcatttattatattattatttaatacctTGACCAGTCAAGTTTTAAACAGTGATAGCATCTATTCACATGGAAGATGAAATTAGAACTGGTATCGCGTCAAAACCAGTTGTCTGTATGTGTCAGTTCCTATTTGCACATAGCATAATTTTCTTAAGCATCTCATACAGTCATTAGTGTATTATTCAACAATCATCATAGAATATTCAATCATgtgttaaatataatataatcaaaagAACTTTTTTCCAACGCgtgataataataaatgacaATTCAAATCCAACAAGTTAGTACATTAACGAATTACCTGGGAAGTGATACATGCTTTCTTTCAGGTGGCAGAACTGGACTACTTTTGCCACCAGTTTCCTCAAGATGAGCAAATTGCTTCTTGAATTGATCAACAGCACTGTGAAGAATAAGGACCAATTAAGATAATGAGAAGAATAATAGGGTAGaacatgaaatatatatatatatatatatatatatatatatatatatatatatatatatatatatatatatatatattaaggaaAAAAAGATAACCAGTTGAAGAATGAACcgaaaacaaataataaaaaccttGGGTAAAGAAAATTAGTTCTCTCTGTTCCATTTATGTAGTCTTTCAATAGTTGAGGATGATACTCTAGAATCTCACGAAAAATTAACTCTCCAATTTCTTCCTTTGTGACTCTTCTCCTTTCGAATTCAAACTCCATTTTTGTAATAGGCTGGCACGATGGCTCCCTCTCAACTTTCGCAAGTCCCTTGAAGTAAGGATCAGCTAATGCCTGAAAATGCCAAATCCTTCAAAATTCTTGAGCAAGAAAATCACATATTATTGCACACAATGTAACTGCTGTGTGATTGATTACACATTTCTGTATGTCCAAActccaaaagaaaaagcataagCTCTAGAAACAGTTACTTATGCAACTAGAATAATTTttcaacacacacaaacaaagcaCAGAGAACAATATAACAAACCTCTTCAGCAGTTGGCCGGTCTTTTGGATCAAAGGCGAGTAACTTTTCAAGTAGTCGTAGGGCTAAAGGATCTGCATTAGGAAACTTTTGTGCAAATGGTATAGGCTGTTTTTTCCTCATACTAGTCAGGTATCTCCGTGCCTTATCATTGCGTACCTGCATTCAACACAGATTCAAAATTGTCACCAAAAGAATGATGTTGGTAAAATGAAGTTAAGCAAATGCTGACAGTTTCCCTCTGCAGAGAAAAACAATTACCCGAGATATCGTATCAAGCGAGGGCGTACCAAGCAGATCTGTCATCAGATCCAACTGATGCACAACATTTTTTCCAGGAAAAAGTGGCTTTCCTATCAATACTTCAGCAAAGATGCAACCTATACTCCAAATATCAATTGCTGGAGTATACTGCATTCAATACCTTAGCGTTAACCCACCAGAAGACACAAAACTAACAGAAACTAGAAACCAGtggattaataattaataataaataacagaTTGGTCTTGGGTCTTACTTTTAGCTATTGAGGGGAAAGAACATAACAGAAAGCATGTATCATGTGTTGATATGAAATTTCTACACAAAACTATTGAGCATGAATTAGGGTATGGAGATTCAAGACTATGCAGAATTTGGTTCTCTTCTTTTATATGATATACAAAAGAATCTTGAAAAAGTCATACCCTTGAGTAAAAGGATCCACAGAGCTCCGGTGCTCTATACCACCTTGTAGCAACATAATCctatagaaataatatattaagtaaGCAAGAAAAACATCAGCCATCTGTTATCTAGCAAAGCTGTAAAATGGGTGTGAAACAAACAGAGGAAATTTTACGATGGAATACCGTCCAAAATACAGTTGTTGGCGTGTCACTAAAAGCAACTCTAGCTAAGCCAAAATCACATATTTTAAGTTTACAGTTTGCATTGGCTAATATATTCTTTGGCTTCAAGTCTCGATGATAGACATTTGCTGCAATGTGTTCACAAATATTAGATGAGCATTAATACTGGCATTGAAGTCAGCAAAATTAGGTTGATTAATACAcggtaaaatatatataaaaaaaggaaaatgaataaGTAAAACATTTTGGTCAAACCACATAAGGAAATCCGGccaagagatgaaaaaaaaaagtcaacagCAATAGTTAGACAAAAAAAACTGATATACATAATGCTGACATCTGTGTAAAGAGAAATGCAAAGGAATGATGCAATTTCAGTCATGTTTCATTCAAGTGCTGAAAAAAAGGTATAGCTATTATTAGCAACACAATGTGCATTCTAATAAGATATTGATAAACAAGTAAGTATCAGTTATTGAAAAATACCAGTGTGAATATACTTCAGTGCTCGAAGCAATTGGTACAGAAAAAATTGATAGTGCTCTTTTGTTAAGTCATCATTGGCTTTAATGACTTGATGCAGATCAGACTCCATTAGCTCAAAAACGACATAAATATCCTTAAAGTCCCTCCTCGAAGGTGGCAACATAACATGCTTAATTTCAACAATATCAGGATGTCGAAGAAGTCTAAGCAACTTTATCTCACGGAGAATACGCGCAGTATCAGATACATGCTCGAAGATATCATGTATCTTTTTAATTGCTACTTTCTCGCCAGTATGAGTGTCTATAGCTGAACAAACAACACCATAACTGCCTTTCCCGATGACTTCTTGAATTTTGTACCTGTTGGCATCGCCATAATCGGAGAAAAATTCCATCTCCATTGAGCCCTGTTGCAAAGATATAAAAGTAATCCACATACGAAAATCAGGCATGCCCAAATTTGGTCATCTACAAACGTTAATAAATCAAGCTAAAACAACAAATTGGAAATAAGTTTTCAAAGtagataaattgaaattaaaataataaataaacaatctTTGCTATATCTCAAAATCCATGATCCATCCATAAGTTCAATACacattaaacaaacaaaattgcGTGTGCCATATAATTTACATTATGGAACTAACTCGGTATTGAAGAATCATAGACTCGGATTGGAAACTATATTTTCAGTAATTTGGTCATGTCAGCAACGTAGATTGGACTAACACAAgcaaaataacaaacaataaacaTAAAGAAACACATTGTCACCATAAACAGTCTCACTACCCGTCCCCAGCTTGTTCCAGCCAAAAGGAGAAAATATAGCGCTTAAAACCATAAACACCTCACAATTCTTAGACTATAACTTTTCTCTTCCACAATTCACCATTTGTTGTCATTCACCAACGTTTATTTGGGAGAGTCAATCTCGTACAATGCACCTAACGCGTGCGAAACACATCTCAGAAGACGTAGAAacaaagaaaagcaaaagggtGGGTTGTTTGAGATGGAAGATCAACCCCAGGAATGCAATCTAGCACGTAAAAAGAAGAACCACGCAAAATTCATGAACATATTAGAGCACAGaaatggtgaaaaaaaaaaaaaagaccttGTCAACCAAACGTCACGTGGGGGAGAGAAATTATGTCACTGGTGGACTAAATATAAGAAAGCTAACTAAATCATAAGAAGGCCCCATGGAAGAAACTTGGCAGAGCCTCGCTTCCATGCCTGGACTTAAGTAATCTAAAATTCAGAGATGTAACCCACCAACACAGAAGGAgacaaaattttagttttatcattCATTACTCTGCTTAGATACAAAAAGGGCACCCTCATCATTCATTCAGGGACAGAGAAAGACTTGAAAAAAGCAATATTTTTAGTGAAGCAACTAATAAGAGTAAAGCATAATGAAGAAAGCAAACAACAAATCCACCTTTTTTCTGTGATCTTGCTGCATTCTGAGACAAGAGCCACTACAAATTAAGCCACCAATAGGAAAGACATAGAAAGGTAAGGTTCAATTTTGACATAAAACAAAACCCAAGCACATTTACCCCCCCTACCCCAGCTCCTTCAACCCACACAGAATCCAAATACAACCCCACCTCCAATCCCAACACCAAACTGGCACATGAAGCGACGTAGATCTAACTCAGAGACAAAACTCACCCATCTCTCTCTCACCCCACACTCAGATCCCAGAGGAGCTTCTTCAACCAAAAGCGCGTTTGAGGAAGCTAAAACGAGTGGCCCGGAAGAGAAGTACACCGACACAAGGAGAAAgagtgaaaattttgaaaggCTTCGTTGTTGGAATGAGTTGTTTGTTGAGTTGTATGAGAGGGTggctcttctctctctctctctctctctctgcttcGCATTCGCTTCTGAGATACGGATATGGTATGGATTCTTATTATACCCAAGTGGCGTATTTGGTATTTAGAGAGACTTTGGAGGGTGTTTTCGTAAATTTAGGTTCCTAAAACCTGGTTACGAAGTAAGATGGCAGATACTGTTCTGGAATTACCTGTCTGTCTCCTCTCCAACTTACATGGCATAGGGAATGTGCCAAACACGTGTCACCTTCCAAAATTTTAATctcacaattttcattttcaaaaatataatattttttatttttattttgcatgtttttaatttcttgatatttttcacaatttacaattcaaaatGTATATCTTCTTTCCAAATAacacttaaatatttataaataaataaaacgtctccaaaataatttttttcttctacatttatctttcattttaaacatattctacttattattattacaattaaaatataatttaattcttaaatatatgaactgaattgtattttaataataatgtatataaactaaatttcattttagtGATAACGTGTAAGAATCTATCTGAAATAAGGGACgagtataaataattaaaattatttttagagactttattttaatttattaaaattccaaaactatattaaaatcgGTGTACAATTTTAAGATTCGAGTTTcctattttactaatttatcaGTGTAAAATCACGCAGAACAAATAATAACCATTCTTAAACcaagattaaaaatgatatgatgttaaaagtaaaagtacatataataaaaatattaagaaataatcATCATAACAAATATAGTGATATTCTTTATAATTAGGGAAAGTATATCTCGTTGATTTAGAATGttagtttaatattatatttatcatttatttccataagaaaaaaaattacaaacatatGTCTAGCCATATACTATCATGCTATCATTAGCTACAAATGTCAAAATAATGATCAcactattaatattaaaagtgacCCCAAATAGTTAATAATACCCACGATATTAATAATCTCacaaaaatgtataattaaaattcaactcTATTAATCCATTCCAAATAGATGTGAATTAggtctaattaaaaataaaattattttaaatatataagagGTTTTGGATTGGTATCCTAAATCTAGTTTTTACTTAGAATTAGGTCTTTTAAGATTAATTAGTCATGTGAAATATGGATGAGACTTGCTTTAGAAAGATCCCAAGACATTCATcgaacataataaaaaaatcacatcaaAATGTTATCTTATACATTAATTAactttaaccttttttttctattaaagttGTGCATCACAAATAATGCATACATTTagcaattaattaatatattcgTATAAACTTTAacctttcttttactttacaCTTACTTTACTTCCACAACAATACCAGACATTCTAATTAACCACAGGATTTAGCAACACATTCAACAGAGACAGAGTAAAtcgttttcaaaatcaaaacaatgaTATATCCATTTCAAATTCAGACATTTACTATTCCATAAATCATCTTCGAGATCTCGTCAGTGTATCGTTTTGTTCtatttaagatatattaaaaCTTGTCGTTTATTAATCTCCCAAAGGATCAAATTCCATATTTAAAATACATGTTGAAAATAAATACGAATAATTCatctttgaaattaaaatatactatttggaaataataaaagtttacatttatatgggtaaattatttatctttttacatAACATGTATAATCTTAgttatacaaataaaacattcaatAGTTTTCCACTTTGGTATTAGAAGTAAATTTAGTGATGGAATACATTAATGTTTTCTCTTACTTTAATTTAGTGTAAATTTTAGCAATATTAAAGTGGGGAACAACATGAGCATGCTTACATGACACGTGTAAGGCATATTTCACGCTCACGCTATATGGATTCATGAGTCATGCATCAACATATGGTTtcataaaactataattattttaattcaaaaagtCTTATTATCATTCTAGAAATATAGTGTTGCAGGTTATTggcattttaaattaaaataaaaatgtaacaaaAGACATCACAGGAATCTACTAACCTGGGTGTTAGGTTGCATGAAAGGTTGTCCATAACCTCCAAAATGGACATTTTATCTGCACTGAAAACGCATTCTTGACGACATTGcctccaaaaataaaaaagaaaacaataatataataattcagGTTTAAATGGATCGAAGGTTATGCAAAGTGACGTAACAACAACAgtaaaatagtattaataaaTCCAGCTTGAGTTTTTTAATGCAGACAACAAGAACCAGATTTTATCAATTCGAGATTTGGAtttaaaaattctttataataaatacattatatattttaaaagtaaacttCCTTAGATTTTCTTAgtaaacaatcaaaatatatatatatatatatatatatatatatactgacaaaaaaaaatcttctattAGCCAATAATGGAGAAGAAAAGATTGTGACGTGGCACAATAATGAAACACAAGAATTTTGGCATCCCTATAggttattacttttaattttgtaagttttataattttctaagtTATTTATAGTTCATtccatattaattaatatttaaattacttcaTTAGTTCCGCTGTTTAgtaaaattacttataataaactataaaatattagatattatgaaaaattattggTACACCAAAAACATTAATCTCAACAAAGGTGGCTTATAATTGTGATTTACGTATTTAACCTTCCCTTAAGTTTGGTGTCTAAATACAGGTAGGCGTATTTTAGTAGAAGAATACACGTAGAGGTATAAATAGGCAGGAAGAATATTCTATTAGGAGCAGAGCAGATGTGGGACCTTCTCACTGTCGGTTGCATTGCACCTACCTACCCGTGCTTGCTATCTCTCTATTGCAAAGGATATCTATCTTATTTCCAccttctgtttttcttttcttattcatCTATCAAACTTCACGTAAGTTTAAGGATTCTTACCATGTTTCACCCTTTCCATATTCTGCATTAAAATCTCATATCATGATTGAACAACCCTTCTCACTAATTATCTACACCTAAACACCGGTTTAGTGGCCATtcacaattgaaaaaaattgtagtttGGACCTGTATAAAAATTCATAACCAGGTGAAGtttcctttaaatatattatcaagtTACATTCATAATAACAGACTGTCGATTAGAATTGTACAACACATTACTGTATGAAACCATAACTTTCAATTTCAGTGCAATAATTGTAAGAAAAACTATCACTGTAAAATGTCTGAGATACATTACCACCATCTGCCGACTTTTTCCCTTAATTGCTACGTAATGTGGAACAATCTAGCAGATTCAGCACAGTGAGTAATTACAATCATTTTTTTGTGGGATGTCATGACAACACCTTGCATGGTCATGTACCAGAATTTCTGGAAAGATAATCAGTGTCACTCACCCGTACAGAAGTGTTTTGATCATGCTAATGATTTTTTCCTTCATAATTCAATACCTGGGAAACTATATAATAAATCACTTGTAATCCTTCACAAGACGCTACATTAAAATTACTGGTAATTTCCATTTACTGGCAGAAATATCTTTTACGTAACACGGGCCATCCAAAATTTTATACAGTGGACGAATGGAAAGGTTCAAATTAATTGCCTTTCTCTCACCAGAAGAACGGTTGCAGTTGTATTAAAATACAAGAGTTAAAATGCTTCTTTATAATTCAACAGTACCATGAACATTCCATCTTTTGATTGTGTCCATTAATGTGACCTCGAGACAGCTCTGTCTAACCAATATGAAGCATAGGTGGCTTTACCAACCAAGGGAATTCTTTGACTGCTGCAATTTTACGTTATACGAATTTTCTATCTCTTCCTGCagtattcattatttaaaacagtTATGCTAGGTATACTTGAATGCTGAATCTGTAATAATACGGTATCAAGTTAGTAAGATAAACAGCATCAACACAAATGTTTTGATGAATTTGAGTTGTAATGCCACATAAAATACGtataaataaacagaaaatGAGTCACCGTTTACTtcctttcaaatatattattattctaaatgGTTAATAATAATGGCATTGAGGTTAACTTAATGCAGTTCGGTGCAGTGGTAAAAATATACCTTGCAGACTTTTAGTAAAGGATGTAAGAATGACGATCTGAAGAGCGTAATGGCATGTCCAAGCGAAGTTCTATTCAATTCTGCTATCAAACAAGGTATTAAACCACTTTCAATTGTACTGGAATCCAGGTTGCAATTAGCATTAGAGAGAGCATATTAATGTACATAACCTGAACTCGAAGAGTCCAAGACACACTGTGACGGCAATGTGAAGATTTTACAAAAGGAAATTTTGATTGTTCGAGTGTAATTAACTTACCACCATCAACATCAGATCTTGAGCCTTCGTAATTAAGCTCTTCTATCAGCTGCAACGTCACATACAACTCAATATTAAGCAAGATTCAGACACAAAAAgtgttcagaaaaaaaaaattatggtacAAAACTGCAAATGCAATGGTGAAATACAGGCATATACTTTATACCCCCACTTTAGCCATGTCAAAAGGTGATATTTCCTTTTTCCACATGAAAATGTGTTGGAAAAGGGAGCGAGTTTCACTATGCATGTCCCAAATACTGTCAAGTAATAAATAGGAACTTCCCTCATGAAAAATACGCAAATAACTGAACCAGTTGAAAGTTTCCCCCTCCCTTGAATGCAGGTGAGAAAATTGTCATTGCAGAATAAGTTTACCTGTGAAAGGGTGGGTACTGTAGTAGGATCAAATTCGTCGCACCGATTTGGATCAATTGGGACACAGACACGACCTACAACAAAGAAGAATACCATGTAATGCCAAACAATCAAAGTGAATTCGATCAAACAATTTATACCGGGAGAGAGCTTTATAGTTcaacttttctctttaaaaatcaGAAGGCAAAACCATATGATTATAATGCCATCGGTGAAAATCCCAAGcctcaaataaaaaattcaatttattgtcAATAAAAATTGTGCATAAACATATTAGACACTGACCTGTTTTAGGATGTACACAGAATGGTGCCTTGAGCAAATGATTCATATGTTTAGAAACCTATAACATAAACAGTCTTAATGAACAACCTGAACTTAAAATTAGCCAAAAGTTGTTAGTGGTAATACATAATAGACATTGCTGGGCACTTCGACTACAGAAACGGTACTattatgaaagataaaaagaaaaaggggataTGGGAAAAAGGGAAGCAGTTGATCGACAAACCTCCATATCCAGCCTCGGATATGTAAAGGAGAACACAATCTCTTCAACACATCGGCGCAGCCCTTGCGCCTTCAAAAAGTATTAgggaaaaattaataataggaAACAAATCGTGCTTGTTCCATAAAATTCCGCATATTGCATACAATTTACAGCAAGAATTTCAAGACCAATATTGCTCGAGAGTTCCATGCTCTTTCGACTTTTAAAATGTTCATACAAATATTGAAGAGAGCAGACTGCATTTCCTAAAAGGAAGCTTACATA contains these protein-coding regions:
- the LOC106764899 gene encoding mitogen-activated protein kinase 20-like isoform X3, with protein sequence MEMEFFSDYGDANRYKIQEVIGKGSYGVVCSAIDTHTGEKVAIKKIHDIFEHVSDTARILREIKLLRLLRHPDIVEIKHVMLPPSRRDFKDIYVVFELMESDLHQVIKANDDLTKEHYQFFLYQLLRALKYIHTANVYHRDLKPKNILANANCKLKICDFGLARVAFSDTPTTVFWTDYVATRWYRAPELCGSFYSRYTPAIDIWSIGCIFAEVLIGKPLFPGKNVVHQLDLMTDLLGTPSLDTISRVRNDKARRYLTSMRKKQPIPFAQKFPNADPLALRLLEKLLAFDPKDRPTAEEALADPYFKGLAKVEREPSCQPITKMEFEFERRRVTKEEIGELIFREILEYHPQLLKDYINGTERTNFLYPSAVDQFKKQFAHLEETGGKSSPVLPPERKHVSLPRSTIIHSNTVPTKEQSNIVSSKIRQTAEEYSNNSRDTENPAPRSIQGLQKFSHAKPGKVVGPVIPYEYASVVKGSYEPRTFMRGSVPPSQPTPPTNHYQRLTSGKQERSATEAEKCVSLQSKLAQQCCVNGQIAPEIAINIDSNPFFMTRAGVNRIEQDDRIAIDTKMLQTKAHQYGGISTTAHRKVGPVQYGITRLF
- the LOC106764899 gene encoding mitogen-activated protein kinase 20-like isoform X1: MQQDHRKKGSMEMEFFSDYGDANRYKIQEVIGKGSYGVVCSAIDTHTGEKVAIKKIHDIFEHVSDTARILREIKLLRLLRHPDIVEIKHVMLPPSRRDFKDIYVVFELMESDLHQVIKANDDLTKEHYQFFLYQLLRALKYIHTANVYHRDLKPKNILANANCKLKICDFGLARVAFSDTPTTVFWTDYVATRWYRAPELCGSFYSRYTPAIDIWSIGCIFAEVLIGKPLFPGKNVVHQLDLMTDLLGTPSLDTISRVRNDKARRYLTSMRKKQPIPFAQKFPNADPLALRLLEKLLAFDPKDRPTAEEALADPYFKGLAKVEREPSCQPITKMEFEFERRRVTKEEIGELIFREILEYHPQLLKDYINGTERTNFLYPSAVDQFKKQFAHLEETGGKSSPVLPPERKHVSLPRSTIIHSNTVPTKEQSNIVSSKIRQTAEEYSNNSRDTENPAPRSIQGLQKFSHAKPGKVVGPVIPYEYASVVKGSYEPRTFMRGSVPPSQPTPPTNHYQRLTSGKQERSATEAEKCVSLQSKLAQQCCVNGQIAPEIAINIDSNPFFMTRAGVNRIEQDDRIAIDTKMLQTKAHQYGGISTTAHRKVGPVQYGITRLF
- the LOC106764899 gene encoding mitogen-activated protein kinase 20-like isoform X2 yields the protein MQQDHRKKGSMEMEFFSDYGDANRYKIQEVIGKGSYGVVCSAIDTHTGEKVAIKKIHDIFEHVSDTARILREIKLLRLLRHPDIVEIKHVMLPPSRRDFKDIYVVFELMESDLHQVIKANDDLTKEHYQFFLYQLLRALKYIHTANVYHRDLKPKNILANANCKLKICDFGLARVAFSDTPTTVFWTDYVATRWYRAPELCGSFYSRYTPAIDIWSIGCIFAEVLIGKPLFPGKNVVHQLDLMTDLLGTPSLDTISRVRNDKARRYLTSMRKKQPIPFAQKFPNADPLALRLLEKLLAFDPKDRPTAEEALADPYFKGLAKVEREPSCQPITKMEFEFERRRVTKEEIGELIFREILEYHPQLLKDYINGTERTNFLYPSAVDQFKKQFAHLEETGGKSSPVLPPERKHVSLPRSTIIHSNTVPTKEQSNIVSSKIRQTAEEYSNNSRDTENPAPRSIQGLQKFSHAKPGKVVGPVIPYEYASVVKGSYEPRTFMRGSVPPSQPTPPTNHYQRLTSGKQERSEQDRAG